ACGCTGGTGGCTGAAAGGGTCGGTTGCTGCCTTTATAGTAATTGTGCTGATTGTTGCCAGTCATACCGCTACCGGGTGGTTGCGCACGGTCGCACCGGCGTGGTTCGCCGGCGGCGACCCTACCGTGGAAGCCCTTGACTGGCGTGAAGTACCTGATATCGTGACCAAAGCCGGGCAGATGACGGGCACAGAAGTGTCGTTCATTGCCTCCGGGCACTGGATTGATACGGGAAAACTGGCTTATGCCCTGGCGGGAAAATATCCCGTGTTATGCCTGAGCAAAGAACCGCACCATTTCGCCTTCATGCACGGGCAGTCGGAATTCAAAGGGAAAAATGCTTTACTAATTGGACGCAAAAGTACTATGGGGGAAGCGGTCAAGGAATACGGACCGTATTTTGATGCTGTTATTCCCCTGGGAGAAGCCCAAATTCACCGCTACGGCCGGCCGGAAGTGGACCTTGTCCTGTTTCTGGGCCGTAATTTCCACGGTGATTATCCGTTACCATACGGTAGGCAGTGACATGACCAATTTGCATAGACATAGAAAGGGAAAAATGATATGAACATGCTTAAGCTGCTTCGGCAGCGGGATAGTTTTTCCAAGGCATTGATATGGGCGGTCGGAGTAGGGTTGGCAACTATTCTGCTGGTACTGACAATGAAAAAGAGCGGCAATATCGATATATGGGCCTTGGCATATAATATTGGCAACCAGGGAAATGATCTGTTTCTCATACTGACCAATCTCCTCATTATCGGTTGGGCTTTGAACAAGAGATGGCGCAGTATTATTTATCTCACTTTAACGCTTGATGCTGCCGTGTGGGCTGTCGTTCAGGGAGTCAAGGCCCTCCACTTAACAACAGAATGGGCCTATAGACCTAATGGCGGGGCGGGAGGATTTCCCAGCGGGCACGCTACCCATGCGTTTGCCATGGCTTTCCTATTGACTCTTTTTTTTCCCCGGCTGGCTTGGTTATGGTACGGATGTGCCGCCGTTATTTCCTGGTCCCGGGTGGAATCGGACTGGCACACCGGTTTTCAAGTAACGGTAGGGGTTGTATTAGGGATCGGAACGGTGTTGCTGTTAGTCGGCAGATGGTTAAAACATCCTGATGCCGCGCAGGCGATTGGGCGGTTCCAGCAGGGAAAGCCGGCAGTTCAAACGGATCAAAAATATGTCATCGAGTAATTCTTGCTGATACTGCGAAAAGAGATGTTACGGTATGCGTATAATTGATAAGTGCATAATCCGGGAAATGCTGGGTCCTTTTATTTTTGGGGTATGTGCTTTTTCCAGTGTTTTTATTGGCGGCGGGACGTTGTTTCGCATTGCTCAGTATATTAGTAAGTATGGAGCATCGATAAAGGTTGTCATTCAACTTTTTCTTTACAACATCCCCAGTGTTATCATGTGGACCTTTCCCATGTCGGTTCTGCTGGCCACACTAATGTGTTTTGGCCGGCTTTCCGGCTGCGGGGAACTAACCGCCATGCGCGCGGCGGGACAAAGCTTTTACAGGCTGGCGCTGCCGGTGTTTATTACGGCTTTTTCAATATTCGTTTTCTCGGTTGTATTTAATGAAACGGTTGTACCGTCCGCCACCGCCGCCTATAACCGTTTGGTGTTTTACGAGATTGAGCACAATACGAAGCTAAAAAGCCAGGAACATCTCGTCCTGCTTAATAAGAATCAGGGAGCTGTCAACCGGTTAACCTATGCCACCAAGTATGACGAAAACACCAGATCCATGCTGGATGTTACTGTGCAGGAGTTTGAAAACAATATACCCGTAAGGGTGCAAACGGCGCAGCGAGCGGTATGGGAAGACGGGAGATGGGTTTTTTATTCCGGAATCATGCAGGATTTGTCCGGTGACGGCAGCATTCACGCCCTGCACTTTGATCAACAGGAAGTACCGGTAGAGAAGAACGAGTTTGCCAATAATGCCAGTGAGCCGGAAGAAATGACAATTAAGCAATTGAAGCAGACAATCCAAGTCTTGCCTGGCAACTCGCAAGAAAAGCGCCGGTATGAAGTGGAATTGCACCAGCGCTTATCTATTCCGGCGGCATGTCTGGTATTTGCCCTGATTGGGTCGCCTCTTGGCGTTACTTCCCAGCGGGTAAGCTCATCTAACGGCCTTGGAATCAGTGTCCTGGTAATATTTCTTTACTATATTATCATGACCGGCAGCACAGTCGCAGCTCAGAACGGCGCCATATCGCCGGTATTGGCAGCCTGGCTGCCCAATATTGCCGGTGGAGCCATTGGCTTGCGCCTGATACTAAAGGCGGCGGCATAATGGAATGCATTATTAACACCCGGCAGCAGAAAAAACTGTTGCCGGGTGTTGACTTTACTCCTCTTTGTCATCCTACGGTATACGGTATTACGCCAAAATGCTTGGCAAGGAGGTGCGATAGGGTTTGGTGGTATTTGCCGACCGTATCATCTGTCAGCTCTAAAGGGGCGGGGGCATATTTCTCCAGGCTATGAGCAAGAATTACATCAAGTTCTTGCGGATAGCGGGGTTGGTGGAGAATATGGTAGGCCAAAGGTATGGGGAATCTTTTTATTGTGATATGATTCTCCCGGGCAGCCAGCAGCAGCCAGTAGTCGTACCAGGGCAGGTTTAGGCAGAAATCTTCCTGCGGATGCGGATATTTGTCAATTATTTCTTGCGGGAAAAATAGGCAGCCTGCTCCGGGAATATTCCAGGCAGGCTGGGCTTCCACCGGTTCAATATCGGTCCTGCCGATATAAACCAGGGAATTAGCCGCCTCTCTCGCTATGACGCCTGGCAGGTGTTCGTCGAACAGGCAAACATCCGGCGGTATGATTCCACATATTCCGGCCGGTTGCCGGCGTAATGCTGCCAGAACTTCATGGATAAAAACATAGGGGCGTCCATATTTGCTTACGTTGTCTTTGGCCTCGATGAATATTATATCGGGAAATTTGTTTTTGAGAAGCGGGATATCTTCCTGCGCGTTGACCGAAATAATTTTACAGCCCAGTTTAAGCCAACTGGCCACTGCCCGGTACTGGTTGCAAAATTCCCCCCCGGGGACTAGGGAAGTGGCTACAATGATGGCCGCCTCTTGCCCGTTCCCTGAATTAGCTGGTGCAGCGGCTGTTTGCTTTTTGCTGAAGATTGCCTGCGATTCTACTACCAGGTCGGAGAAAGATCTGGCGAATATTTTCGCCAGGCAATCGGCTTGCATTCGGGCCTCTGTCTCCCGTTTGAAGTCAGGACCCGGCAGGCAAACAGGCAGGAGCGCCGATATTTTGCTGGCCAGATCGGCTGTATTTTCCCGTTGGAAGTACACGCCGTATTCATGTTCCAAGTGAACGGGAAGGTCGGATAAGAGAATGGTTTTGCCTAAGGACCGGCACTCCTGAACGATTAAGCTCAAGCCTTCAAAAAGTGAGGGCTGCACGACAAACAAGCTGCGGCGGACGAGCTGAATTTGGTCCTGTCTGGGCACCAAGCCCAAAATATGTATCAAATCTGAAACGCCGCTTTCGGATATATGTTTTTGCAGTTCTTCCATATATTGCGGCCGGCGGAAGTCGTCAGTCATTCCTGTGCACGCCAGATGTACATCCAGGCCTGTTTGTCTGAGCGCGGCGATTGCGTCAAACAGGCGGCGATGATTTTTATGCAGCCAAAATTGGTTGGAACACAGAATAAACCTGTCTGGCAGGCCATATTTTTCCTGGATGGCGGCAGGGTCTCCCCGATACCAGTCGTCTTCCGGCAGGATGTGGAAAGGAAGAACTCGGGTGACAGCCTGTGATTCCGGGTAAAACTTCCGGAAATCCTGCTCGACTGCCCGGCTGCTGCAATAAACCAGCCGGGATTGGGCCGCTACCCGGGAGCAAAGCTCATCCCGTATTGCCAAGTCCTGGGGAGAAAAAAAGTCAGGCCGGTATTTGTGCTGAAAGTCATGGACCCAGGAAGCAGCCGGCCGGTCCGGAATGACGTTAAAATTAACTGGAAAATAAAAGTCGATTTTACAGAAGAGATCATCCCAGGTATGGACGTCAATGACCGGCAGGCCGGTTTGGTCCGCAAGGCCTGAGAAACCGGTTCCAAAACAAATGATGCCGTCAAATTTTTCGGCAAAAGGAAGATACAGCCGGAAGCCTTCCCGGGTTTCGCCGGATACGATAAGGAATAACTGCGGGCGTTCCTGTGCCGGTAAAGAGGCTACTGCTTTGACGTGATGTTCCAGATGAGACACGCCGCCAATCCAGCCTTTGCCGCCTATTACCGGAATACCCACCCGCAGGCTGTGAACCGAAGTCATCCGTTAACACCTCACATATCGCCTGAGTTGCAGGGTGCTTACATCCCTGATAATTGGTCCGCCGTAAAAAAACGGTTAGCGGAAGCTAACACCATATTCTCAGCCGTCTGCTATATGATATGGGCAACAGGGAGAAGTGCTACGCTGCGACTGTGAAAGATACAGACTGTGAAAAGATATGGATTGACATATTTTTTGTAACGTGCTAACATTTAAATTAAATTATATCCATATCATGCCATATCACGACAATTTAATATTTTTTGAGACAGGTGCCCTAAGGGGCTTAATAGGGAAGACCGGTGTGATACCGGCGCGGTCCCGCCACTGTAATGGGGAGCAAATCCAAGGTATGTATGCCACTGAGACGTGAAAGTCTCGGGAAGGTTTGGACGAGCGATGAGCCAGAGCCAGGAGAACTGCCTGTTTGACAATCACCGTTTTACCTACGAGCGATGGGGAGGGGATTATGGAGTAATCTATCCTTCCCGGCTATTTATTATGCCGGGATTTTTGTTGGGAAAGAGTACTGAAATAATGAAACCCCCCTTCAGCATGCAAGGGGGGTTTCTCTTAGTTGAGGACAATTTTGGCTGTAATGATATTGTTAAGTTGTATGACGGGGACAGGCACGGCCGGCGGCGATATTTCCGTATCCTGCGACATACCTTACTTTCTGGGGCAGAAACGCGGCTATATGCTGCCGGGCGAACTGCTGCAAGCCAGGATTATAGTGGAAAATTTCGGGCCGGCAGCCAAGAATGTGCCGGTGGATATTGTTTTACCGCCGGGTTTTTTACCGGCAGGGCGCTATGAGTATTGGCAGGTTGCCGGCCTGGAAAACAACGCGGTGCTGAAGACGGAGGCCGACCTGGGCGGCGGTTATGGGCAGTGGTTTGACTTAGTGCCCATCCGGGTTGGACCGGACGCAGCGCCGGGGGCCTATACGGTAAGTATTGTCGCCGGCGGCCTTATACACAACTATGGGGTAACGGTGGCGGCTAAGAAGCCGGCGGAAGCCGACGGCGGGCTCACAGTGAATAGAATCCTGATTCCGTTAGATAAAGACGGCAAAAAAGATGAGCGCTTGCATGACAATACTTTGGTGCTCCGGGACCGGACACTGGATTACTACAAAAATATACTGCGCGGCAAAGGCGCTTCCAATCAGGAAGTGGAGGCCATCCATCCGGTTGTCCATATGGGGATTGAATTTTTAAATCCCGGGGGGCAGCAAAAGCTGGTTAACATTACTGTACGGCTGCTGGACTACAATACTCACCAGCCTGTAGCCGGACTGCTGACTCCGGGAACTACCGGCGAGGATAAAGATGCCGGCTCCCTTGCCGGGAATGCCGACTGCCTCACGGCTTTCGCCGCCATAACCGGGGAAGAGCGGCAGCGCCTGCTGCTCCCGGTTTATGCGGACGAAAGGCTGATTGCAGGCGGGCGATACTGGCTGCAGGTGGTTGTTGATGATGGTTTTATCCAGCCGGTTACGGTGAAAAGTCCGCTTACCGTGGTGAGGAAAAACATGGGGGCCATGCTGGTCACAGGCGCGGCGGCACTGGTATTTTTGCTTGCTTTGGCGCTGGGACTAAAGCAGTTGCGCGCCACTTTGGCAACTATGAAGACTCGCTGGCTGGTTACCATAGCGTTGTTTGGCGCGGCAGCGTTCACGATAGTGAATGTTCCCACCACGCTGCTCAATGATTTCTTTCATATTTTACTGGGACCCTTCGGCTTTTTGGTGACCGGCATATTTAATGGCGTTTTCTTATATATGCTGGTGATTGCTTTAGTCATTTTGATTCCCCGGCCGGGGGTTGTCGCCCTGATGATGGCAGTGCGCATGCTGCTGGGTATGCTGGCCTTCGGCAATATTTCGCCGGTGAGTATCCTCACTTATGGTTTGCAGGCATTATTGCTGGAATTGGCCTTGTACTACGCCAATGTTTATGCCAGGTCTTCCGGGACGCCGGTTTCCGCCGCCGCAACCGCCGGGCAGGTATTGCCGACGGCTATTGCCTGCGGACTGGCCGACTCAATAGCCACTTACGCTAATATGCAGGCGATGGCTTTTCTGTACCGGCTGTATTTTGCCGACTGGTATATTTATATGGTTACACTGGTAAACGGTTTTTTGTATACGGCGGTTGGCGCGGCGTGCGGCGTATTTTTGGGAAAACAACTGGCCAAAGTGGGGGGCGATTGAGTTTGGGGAATGAGATTGCGGCTGCGGCTGTTGAAGTTAATAATGTGTCTTTTACTTACCTGGGGCGGGGCGGGCCCAGTTTAGCCAACGTGGACTTAAACATACCGGCAGGCGATTTTTTGCTGATCACCGGCGCTACCGGCTGCGGCAAGAGTACGCTGTTAAAAACCTTCAACGGGCTTATTCCCCATGAAAGCGGCGGCCTTTTAACCGGCGACGTGCGGGTTGAAGGCCGGAACATCCGGGATTTGTCCGTAGCGGAGCTTAGCCGTACCGTGGGCATGATGTTCCAGAGTCCTGACGATCAGATTTTTTCCACAACAGCGGCGGATGAAACGGCCTTTATTCTGGAAAATATGGGGGTCGATTTTAAGGAAATACCGGGCCGGGTCAGTGAGGCCCTGGCCTGGGTCGGCCTGGAAGGGATGGAAACAACAAGTGTCCATGCTTTGTCAGGCGGGCAGAAACAGCGTTTGGCCCTGGCGGCGGTGTTGGTGGCCCAGCCGCGGATACTGGCCCTTGACGAACCTATCAGCCAGCTTGACCCCCAGGGCGGGGCGGAATTGCTGCGGGTGGTATACCGTCTGAACCGGACGCGGGGCATTACCGTCGTTATGGTGGAGCACCGCCTGCACGAAGTACTGCCGCTGTGCCGGCATGTAGCCGTTATGGACAGCGGAAAAATTGTTTGGCAGGGGACGCGGCAACAAGCTTTTCTCCAGCCGGAAGTTTTTGTCCGGCGCGGTCTCAGATTGCCGCAAACTGTGGATGTTTGCCGGCGATTGGGGGTGGATGTGTCGACGGCGTCGGTGCCGGGAACCGTCGCGGCGGTGCGGCAAAGTTACACCGTGCCGGCTTGCCGCGCTGCCGCGGCAACGGCGCCGGCTATTGACGGTTCCGGCAGCGGCAGGGAACAGCCGGTCATCGAAATCAACGGGCTGGTATTTCAGTATGAAAAAAAAGGCCCGAAAATCCTGGACGATATTTCCCTGACCATTGGCAAAGGACAGTTTGTGGCTCTGATGGGAAATAACGGCGCCGGCAAGTCCACATTGCTGAATCATATCGGCGGCTTGCTCAGGCCTGTGGCGGGACAGGTCCGGGTTATGGGGAAAGACGCCCGGCAGGCAGGCTGCCAAGTAGGGCTGGTGCTGCAAAATCCGGATTTTATGCTGTTTAATACTACCGTGACGGCGGAAGTGGCTTTTGCCTTGCGCCGCCAAAACAAACCGGGCGGTTGGGCGCATTGCCGGCGGCTGATAGCCAGGCTGGGACTAAACGGGCTGGAAGACGATTTCCCGCTGGCGTTAAGCCGCGGTCAGCGCCTCCGGGTGGCCATTGCCGCCGTGTTGTCTTACCAGCCGGCGGTCCTGCTGCTGGATGAGCCGACAACCGGACAGGATATCGGGCATATTGAGGAAGTGGTCGGTTTGCTGAAAGAATATGTGACCGGCGGCGGGACGGTTATTTTTTGTACCCACGATACGGAGGTGGCTGCGAGACACGCCGGACGGGTTGTGGTTATGACCGGGGGAAGAGTGGTGGCTGATGCGCCGCCGGCGCAGATTTTTTCCCGGAAAGACCTGCTCTGTTCCGCCGGCTTAAAACCGCCCGCTGTTCTCGAATTTGCCCGGCAGTTATACGGCGGGACAGCGCTGACAGTGGAAGAGGTGGTTTCTTATGTACGACAGGACGCTCTGGGAAGCAACGCCGTCGGATACCTTTATTTTTAAACTTGACGCCAGGACTAAAATAGTCCTGCTGGCGGTGAGCGCATTTAGCGCCATCGGCCTTGACAGTCCCCGTTCCCTGTTTTTGCTGTTTTGCCTGACCCTGATCCTGCACGCAATGGCGCGATCCTCTCTGCCCCGGTGGCGGATTCTGCTTATATTCCTGTTGTTCGGCATGTGGGGTTCCATGGTGAGCCAGGCATTGTTTTACAATCAGGAACCCCGCACCGTGCTAGCCTGCATGGTGTCTCCCGCCGCACCGGTGGTGGGCGCCTGGACCGGGGGAATATTTCTCTACCGGGAAGGATTGGAATACGGGGCGGTGCAGGCCCTCAGGTCAGGTATCATGCTGGCTACAGGACTTTTAATTTGCTGGAACTCCGACCCGCGGCAACTGCTGCGCTGTTTTATGCATTGGAAGATGCCTTATGAATTTGCGTTTATGCTGACAATCGGTCTGCGCTTTCTGCCGTTGATGTTTCATGAAATGGCGGTGGTGCTGACGGCGCAGCGGCTGCGGGGGTTCGAGCCTTTAAAGACGCTGGCGCCGCAAAGATTGGTCAGGACGGCTTTCCAGACGCTTTTTCCCATATTGGCGCGGACTTTAAGGCGGGCGGTTACTTTGGCATTTTCCGTGGAGAGCCGCAGCTTTGGCCACGGTGGGCGCCGGGTAGATATGACGCCCTGGCCGTTGCTGCAAAAGTCCCTGTGTCTGTTGGCAATGCTTGGACTAGCCTGCATGGCGGCGTTAAAAACCATGTATGCGCTGCAATACAACGGTATTGCTTACTTTCCGGCATTGCGCAATGTGTATGACTTTATCGTTATGTGGATGTGAGACAGGCAATGAAAAAACTGCTTACCGTATTGCTGATGACAGTATTTGCCGGCAGTTTGCTGTTATTGGCCGGACATATTTTCCCCGGTTTGAAGGCCATACTGTCCGGCGCGGCGCCGGCCGGGCCGGACAGTATGGCCCGGAATTACGAAAAAGTCGCGGAAATACCCCTGGGGCAAGTGGAAGCCCACGATTACCGGCGCATGGGCTTTACTTCCGGGATAGTCAGGTTTTCGCCCGACAGCCGCTTGCTGGCGGTGGGGACGGAGACCGGGGATGTTCTGCTGCTTTCGTCAGACGGGCGCAAACGGTGGCAGCGGCAGGCCGGCCTGGCCAAAATCACCGCCCTGGAGTTTGCCCGGGACGGGCGCAGTTTATACATTGGCGAGACCAGTCCCCAGGGGGCGCTGATTTGTGTTGACGTTGCAAGCGGCGCGGAACTGTGGCACCGGGACAGCGCCGGCGAGTTGGGTGTGGATATCCGGCAGAAGACCTTGCCGGGAACCGTCTTTGTTGCCGGCGACGCGCAGGGAAACGTGTATGCCGTAGGGCAGCGCTATATACGGCAGCCCGACGGCAGCAACCAATATTACAGCCGGATTTATAAGCTGGATAAAAGCGGCGGACTAACGGCGATGTTCCCGCCCGACCACAATATAGATACCTGGGTTAGCTGGATCGGGGTCGATGACGGCGGGAAACGGATAGCATTCGGGACCGCCAATTATGACACAAGCAGAGTTTACCGCTACCGGGACAACATCTACTGTCTGGACGGGACGCTTAACCGGC
This window of the Methylomusa anaerophila genome carries:
- a CDS encoding phosphatase PAP2 family protein gives rise to the protein MNMLKLLRQRDSFSKALIWAVGVGLATILLVLTMKKSGNIDIWALAYNIGNQGNDLFLILTNLLIIGWALNKRWRSIIYLTLTLDAAVWAVVQGVKALHLTTEWAYRPNGGAGGFPSGHATHAFAMAFLLTLFFPRLAWLWYGCAAVISWSRVESDWHTGFQVTVGVVLGIGTVLLLVGRWLKHPDAAQAIGRFQQGKPAVQTDQKYVIE
- a CDS encoding LptF/LptG family permease — encoded protein: MRIIDKCIIREMLGPFIFGVCAFSSVFIGGGTLFRIAQYISKYGASIKVVIQLFLYNIPSVIMWTFPMSVLLATLMCFGRLSGCGELTAMRAAGQSFYRLALPVFITAFSIFVFSVVFNETVVPSATAAYNRLVFYEIEHNTKLKSQEHLVLLNKNQGAVNRLTYATKYDENTRSMLDVTVQEFENNIPVRVQTAQRAVWEDGRWVFYSGIMQDLSGDGSIHALHFDQQEVPVEKNEFANNASEPEEMTIKQLKQTIQVLPGNSQEKRRYEVELHQRLSIPAACLVFALIGSPLGVTSQRVSSSNGLGISVLVIFLYYIIMTGSTVAAQNGAISPVLAAWLPNIAGGAIGLRLILKAAA
- a CDS encoding glycosyltransferase family 4 protein, with amino-acid sequence MTSVHSLRVGIPVIGGKGWIGGVSHLEHHVKAVASLPAQERPQLFLIVSGETREGFRLYLPFAEKFDGIICFGTGFSGLADQTGLPVIDVHTWDDLFCKIDFYFPVNFNVIPDRPAASWVHDFQHKYRPDFFSPQDLAIRDELCSRVAAQSRLVYCSSRAVEQDFRKFYPESQAVTRVLPFHILPEDDWYRGDPAAIQEKYGLPDRFILCSNQFWLHKNHRRLFDAIAALRQTGLDVHLACTGMTDDFRRPQYMEELQKHISESGVSDLIHILGLVPRQDQIQLVRRSLFVVQPSLFEGLSLIVQECRSLGKTILLSDLPVHLEHEYGVYFQRENTADLASKISALLPVCLPGPDFKRETEARMQADCLAKIFARSFSDLVVESQAIFSKKQTAAAPANSGNGQEAAIIVATSLVPGGEFCNQYRAVASWLKLGCKIISVNAQEDIPLLKNKFPDIIFIEAKDNVSKYGRPYVFIHEVLAALRRQPAGICGIIPPDVCLFDEHLPGVIAREAANSLVYIGRTDIEPVEAQPAWNIPGAGCLFFPQEIIDKYPHPQEDFCLNLPWYDYWLLLAARENHITIKRFPIPLAYHILHQPRYPQELDVILAHSLEKYAPAPLELTDDTVGKYHQTLSHLLAKHFGVIPYTVG
- a CDS encoding ABC transporter ATP-binding protein; this encodes MGNEIAAAAVEVNNVSFTYLGRGGPSLANVDLNIPAGDFLLITGATGCGKSTLLKTFNGLIPHESGGLLTGDVRVEGRNIRDLSVAELSRTVGMMFQSPDDQIFSTTAADETAFILENMGVDFKEIPGRVSEALAWVGLEGMETTSVHALSGGQKQRLALAAVLVAQPRILALDEPISQLDPQGGAELLRVVYRLNRTRGITVVMVEHRLHEVLPLCRHVAVMDSGKIVWQGTRQQAFLQPEVFVRRGLRLPQTVDVCRRLGVDVSTASVPGTVAAVRQSYTVPACRAAAATAPAIDGSGSGREQPVIEINGLVFQYEKKGPKILDDISLTIGKGQFVALMGNNGAGKSTLLNHIGGLLRPVAGQVRVMGKDARQAGCQVGLVLQNPDFMLFNTTVTAEVAFALRRQNKPGGWAHCRRLIARLGLNGLEDDFPLALSRGQRLRVAIAAVLSYQPAVLLLDEPTTGQDIGHIEEVVGLLKEYVTGGGTVIFCTHDTEVAARHAGRVVVMTGGRVVADAPPAQIFSRKDLLCSAGLKPPAVLEFARQLYGGTALTVEEVVSYVRQDALGSNAVGYLYF
- a CDS encoding energy-coupling factor transporter transmembrane component T family protein — translated: MYDRTLWEATPSDTFIFKLDARTKIVLLAVSAFSAIGLDSPRSLFLLFCLTLILHAMARSSLPRWRILLIFLLFGMWGSMVSQALFYNQEPRTVLACMVSPAAPVVGAWTGGIFLYREGLEYGAVQALRSGIMLATGLLICWNSDPRQLLRCFMHWKMPYEFAFMLTIGLRFLPLMFHEMAVVLTAQRLRGFEPLKTLAPQRLVRTAFQTLFPILARTLRRAVTLAFSVESRSFGHGGRRVDMTPWPLLQKSLCLLAMLGLACMAALKTMYALQYNGIAYFPALRNVYDFIVMWM
- a CDS encoding outer membrane protein assembly factor BamB family protein → MKKLLTVLLMTVFAGSLLLLAGHIFPGLKAILSGAAPAGPDSMARNYEKVAEIPLGQVEAHDYRRMGFTSGIVRFSPDSRLLAVGTETGDVLLLSSDGRKRWQRQAGLAKITALEFARDGRSLYIGETSPQGALICVDVASGAELWHRDSAGELGVDIRQKTLPGTVFVAGDAQGNVYAVGQRYIRQPDGSNQYYSRIYKLDKSGGLTAMFPPDHNIDTWVSWIGVDDGGKRIAFGTANYDTSRVYRYRDNIYCLDGTLNRRNWSLLLDIVPPYQNTTMRKSPDMSADGRYIAAVTTDGRAFLYDAGGKELWRRSISQPQRIAGVYLNATGMYVRIAGERVLFTTGNTYNRANWQLPTPVEHPSSNSMFLFDLTGKLVNRHKAGGMIEEIAVNDTVVMLAVGRNIWTKDIKVHGMYVLSLPDGGQTDFLATAGPCVGVAVSADSGWIAGIEAPLRLDSGEIVGGYRLHIWKRTGDKSRTAAL